Proteins encoded within one genomic window of Tachysurus vachellii isolate PV-2020 chromosome 16, HZAU_Pvac_v1, whole genome shotgun sequence:
- the LOC132859327 gene encoding cytochrome c oxidase assembly factor 6 homolog, with amino-acid sequence MSAPNAKQRQACWGARDELWKCLDLNLDNTAVCEEYHRVYKASCPAQWVKHFDKRRDFLKYKEKLEKEGFEPAERVPKL; translated from the exons ATGAGCGCTCCAAATGCCAAACAGAGACAAGCTTGCTGGGGAGCGAGAGATGAGCTGTGGAAGTGTCTGGACCTGAACCTAGAcaacacagctgtgtgtgaggaatATCACAGGGTATACAAGGCCAGTTGTCCTGCTCAGTGG gtgaagCACTTCGACAAGCGAAGAGACTTCCTGAAGTACAAGGAGAAACTTGAGAAGGAAGGATTTGAACCTGCCGAGCGGGTGCCAAAATTATAG
- the slc13a4 gene encoding solute carrier family 13 member 4, producing MDLFRKLWVARKLILVVMIPLSLLPLPLIHPSSESSCAYVLIVTAVYWVSEAVPLGAAALVPAFLYPLFGVLKSSEVASEYFKDTTLLLMGVICLAASIEKWNLHKRIALRMVMIAGAKPGMLVLGFMCCTVFLSMWLSNTSTTAMVMPIAEAVLQQLIYTGIADSHDDSDTVETQEDENDKERNLSKNHLELSDCNNSCKILEPFSVAEEANGVAVKPAQGEDFPRPPNGYQPEVSVDVPVPKKPKIRRDSMYPTKKDQMICKCLSLSITYAATIGGLITITGTSTNLIFAEQFNNRYPDAKVINFGTWFIFSLPIALIMLVLTWLWLHFLFLGCNFRETCSWSKKRKTKREILSEKRIHEEYQKLGAISYPEVVTGVFFILMTLLWFTREPGFVPGWTFLFEKKGYRTDATVSVLLGFLLFLIPARKPWPSSSSSSSSSASTVMDRKEDEEDEEEDPLAPMITWKDFLRLMPWEIVILVGAGYALAAGCKVSGLSMWIGRQLEPMSGLPPWAVTLLACLLVSAVTEFASNPATLTVFLPILSALSETLQINPLHTLIPATMCVSFGVMLPVGNPPNAIVFSYGHVKISDMVKAGFGVNLIGVMVVMLAISTWGVPLFQLSEFPAWAVMRNVTTSL from the exons ATGGACCTGTTCAGAAAACTGTGGGTGGCGAGGAAGCTGATCCTTGTGGTCATGATCCCACTGTCCCTGCTGCCGCTGCCTCTCATCCATCCAAGCAGT GAGTCCTCCTGTGCCTATGTGCTGATTGTGACAGCAGTGTACTGGGTGTCAGAGGCAGTGCCACTTGGGGCAGCAGCGTTGGTGCCAGCGTTCTTATACCCGCTCTTTGGGGTTCTCAAATCGAGTGAA GTAGCCTCAGAGTATTTTAAGGACACGACGCTGCTGCTGATGGGAGTTATCTGCCTGGCTGCTTCTATAGAAAAGTGGAACCTGCACAAACGCATTGCTCTGCGCATGGTTATGATAGCAGGAGCCAAACCTGGCAT GCTGGTGTTAGGGTTCATGTGCTGCACTGTTTTCCTGTCAATGTGGCTGAGTAACACCTCCACTACAGCCATGGTGATGCCTATTGCTGAGGCCGTGCTGCAGCAGCTCATCTACACCGGCATCGCTGACTCTCACGATGACTCGGATACTGTGGAGACACAAGAGGATGAAAACG ATAAAGAGAGGAACCTGAGCAAGAATCACCTTGAGCTTTCAGACTGCAACAACAG TTGTAAGATACTAGAGCCTTTCAGTGTTGCTGAG GAAGCCAATGGAGTTGCAGTAAAGCCAGCTCAGGGTGAAGACTTCCCAAGGCCGCCTAATGGATATCAACCTGAG GTTTCAGTCGatgttcctgtcccaaagaaacccaaaatcAGGAGAGACTCCATGTACCCGACCAAGAAGGACCAAATGATCTGCAAGTGTCTGTCTCTGAGTATCACGTACGCGGCTACCATTGGCGGCCTCATCACCATCACCGGGACCTCCACCAATCTCATTTTTGCAGAGCAGTTCAACAA TCGATACCCAGATGCCAAGGTCATCAATTTTGGAACGTGGTTCATCTTCAGCTTGCCAATTGCTCTCATTATGTTAGTGTTAACTTGGCTCTGGCTCCACTTCCTGTTCCTTGGATGCAA TTTCAGGGAAACGTGTTCTTGGAGCAAGAAACGCAAAACCAAGCGAGAGATTCTCTCTGAGAAACGCATCCATGAAGAGTATCAGAAGCTTGGTGCCATAag TTATCCAGAAGTTGTGACAGGAGTCTTCTTCATTCTCATGACCTTGTTGTGGTTCACGAGAGAACCGGGATTTGTGCCTGGCTGGACTTTCCTCTTTGAGAA GAAAGGCTACAGGACCGATGCCACAGTCTCTGTGCTGCTCGgcttccttctcttcctcatcCCTGCACGCAAGCCCTGgccatcttcatcttcatcttcgtCTTCGAGTGCAAGCACAG TGATGGATCgtaaggaggatgaggaggatgaggaggaagacCCATTAGCACCGATGATAACGTGGAAAGACTTTTTGAGACTGATGCCATGGGAAATTGTTATTCTGGTTGGAGCCGGCTATGCGCTGGCAGCAGGGTGTAAG GTGTCGGGTTTGTCCATGTGGATCGGGCGTCAGCTGGAACCGATGAGCGGCCTGCCACCGTGGGCCGTCACGCTACTCGCATGCTTGCTTGTGTCCGCTGTGACTGAATTCGCCAGCAACCCTGCAACTCTAACTGTGTTCCTGCCTATCCTCTCTGCTCTG TCGGAGACTCTACAGATAAACCCCCTGCACACTCTCATCCCAGCCACCATGTGCGTGTCCTTTGGAGTCATGCTGCCTGTAGGAAACCCGCCCAACGCCATCGTGTTCAGTTACGGACACGTAAAAATCAGCGACATG GTTAAGGCTGGATTTGGGGTGAATCTGATAGGAGTGATGGTGGTCATGCTGGCGATAAGCACATGGGGTGTCCCGCTTTTCCAGCTGTCCGAGTTCCCTGCCTGGGCAGTCATGAGAAATGTCACCACTAGCTTGtag